The following are encoded together in the Lytechinus variegatus isolate NC3 chromosome 19, Lvar_3.0, whole genome shotgun sequence genome:
- the LOC121405950 gene encoding gastrula zinc finger protein XlCGF57.1-like, which produces MTQVLDLSTKRIKDVPISDLVTIKQEPVDEASDDGYYTSLVNGRDEHHTKSSNHVFQYEPTHQGIPFTSNSPVYHSLPNNNITVKDETLDIKEETQTIKEEPVADEDRCEVCHKPYDDAEHKRTTFRYVLHDIELVLCTKCCATIESKQEDEKIEGGSEGTSIAEDETDGGWLEVDEKDGLDQFRRDYQGPDDDDMDEENEGRLMIDTESETSQTEPMTRSEDSLEGHSNHLGQIQGVFPGEDPSRRHQCPICGKRFTLRGCLTRHLKIHTGEKLHQCDECPKAFTRASNLRSHMRTHTGEKCFQCPICGKLFGQGSWLKRHIRTHTGEKEVKCEICNKWVSSTTSLQSHMRTHTGEKPFPCKICNKSFSVKCTLTVHMRIHTGKKPFVCEVCGAAFIQSTQLATHMRIHTGEKPYVCEVCQRQFGKKENLLIHMKIHTAGQNFDCRFCNQRFDNSEELKTHTLLHIEKRPYVCETCNKAFKRKDNLKEHYKVHTKEKPYTCEVCRESFSNASHLKVHMRRHTGDKPYSCELCGKCFTQSSSLKTHYLIHTGEKPYSCPICKSVFTRNASVKKHMKRAHNATMPPKEDPSTAPSPVVSESVEVR; this is translated from the exons ATGACACAGGTTTTAGATCTATCCACCAAACGAATCAAAGATGTACCTATCTCAGATCTAGTCACCATCAAGCAAGAACCGGTGGATGAAGcaagtgatgatg GTTACTATACAAGTCTAGTGAACGGGAGAGATGAACACCATACCAAGTCATCAAATCATGTCTTTCAGTACGAACCAACGCACCAGGGTATTCCTTTCACTTCCAATAGCCCCGTCTATCATTCTCTACCAAACAATAACATCACCGTCAAGGACGAGACCTTAGACATTAAAGAAGAGACTCAAACCATTAAAGAAGAGCCTGTAGCGGATGAAGATAGGTGCGAGGTGTGTCATAAACCTTACGACGATGCAGAACATAAGAGGACTACATTCCGTTACGTCCTGCATGATATTGAGCTGGTGCTGTGCACAAAGTGCTGCGCCACCATCGAATCGAAGCAGGAGGATGAGAAGATTGAGGGTGGAAGCGAGGGCACGTCCATCGCCGAAGACGAGACGGACGGTGGCTGGCTTGAAGTGGACGAGAAGGACGGGTTAGATCAGTTCCGTAGAGACTATCAGGgaccagatgatgatgatatggatGAGGAGAACGAAGGGAGATTGATGATTGATACCGAGAGTGAAACCAGTCAGACGGAGCCGATGACGAGATCGGAAGATTCTCTTGAAGGACATAGCAATCATCTTGGTCAGATCCAGGGAGTGTTTCCTGGTGAGGATCCTAGTAGACGCCACCAATGTCCAATCTGCGGAAAGCGGTTCACTCTACGAGGTTGTCTCACCCGTCACCTGAAGATCCACACGGGCGAAAAGCTCCATCAGTGTGACGAGTGTCCAAAGGCGTTCACACGTGCCAGTAATCTACGTTCACACATGAGAACGCATACGGGTGAGAAGTGCTTCCAATGCCCCATCTGCGGGAAACTGTTCGGTCAGGGTAGCTGGTTGAAGCGTCACATCCGCACTCATACGGGCGAGAAGGAAGTCAAGTGCGAGATCTGCAACAAGTGGGTCAGCTCGACGACCAGTCTGCAGTCCCATATGAGAACGCACACTGGGGAAAAACCCTTCCCTTGCAAAATATGCAACAAGAGCTTCAGTGTGAAATGCACCTTGACTGTCCATATGCGCATTCACACTGGTAAAAAGCCGTTTGTTTGTGAAGTATGTGGTGCCGCCTTTATCCAGAGTACTCAGCTAGCCACCCATATGCGGATACATACTGGAGAAAAACCCTACGTGTGTGAGGTCTGTCAACGGCAGTTTGGCAAGAAAGAAAATCTTCTTATCCATATGAAG ATTCATACTGCTGGTCAGAACTTTGATTGCAGGTTCTGCAATCAAAGATTTGACAATTCTGAGGAGCTGAAAACCCATACCCTTCTTCATATAGAGAAGAGACCGTACGTTTGTGAGACATGCAACAAGGCATTCAAGAGGAAGGATAATCTCAAGGAACATTACAAG GTTCACACTAAAGAGAAGCCATACACTTGTGAGGTGTGCAGAGAGTCCTTTTCCAACGCAAGCCATCTGAAGGTTCACATGAGACGCCACACCGGCGATAAACCTTACTCGTGTGAACTCTGCGGTAAGTGTTTCACGCAAAGCAGCAGTTTAAAAACACACTATCTCATCCACACCGGTGAGAAACCTTATTCGTGCCCTATATGTAAATCGGTGTTCACACGCAACGCAAGCGTTAAGAAACACATGAAGAGGGCACACAACGCTACCATGCCACCCAAGGAGGACCCATCAACGGCGCCCTCTCCCGTTGTAAGCGAGTCAGTTGAGGTTAGATAA